Genomic DNA from Pelosinus sp. IPA-1:
TATCCTTATCACGGTACTGGTTTTACCACAGGCGGAGCAAGTGAACCTTTCGTCGCTAAAGCCTTAAAGGATGGATATAGGGGGAAAGTCAAACTCGCGACGAAGCTTCCTAGTTGGTTGATCAAAACAAGGGCAGATATGGATAAATACTTAAATGAGCAATTGGAACGTTTAGAGACAGATTTTATTGATTTCTATTTAGTGCATTCGTTGAATGCTGATGTTTGGCCTGTCTTAAAAGAAGCTGGTATTAGCGAATTCTTGGATCAAGCAATCAAAGACGGAAGAATAAAATATGCTGGATTTTCATTTCATGATCAAGCAGGACTATTTAAGGAAATCGTAGATTATTACGATTGGTCATTCTGCCAAATTCAGTATAATTACTTAGATGAAGAGTATCAGGCTGGTAAAAAAGGTTTGGAGTATGCTGCGAAAAAAGGGTTGGGCATTGCCATTATGGAACCTCTTAGAGGCGGTAACATTGTTCATCTTCCTAAAGAAGCGAAAGAGATTATTGCTCAAGCGGATATAAAAAGAACGCCAGCAGAATGGGGCCTACGATGGGTATGGAATCACCCAGAAGTATCTGTTGTATTAAGTGGTATGAGTACCATGGATCAAGTTGTCGAAAATATAAAAGTAGCTGAGGAAGCACAGGCAAATTCATTAACAGCAAAAGAAGAGACTATCATTGATGCAGTGAAGAAGGTTTTTGAGCAAAGAATAAAAGTAAACTGTACAGCTTGTGGGTATTGCATGCCATG
This window encodes:
- a CDS encoding aldo/keto reductase — protein: MYRKFGKTNEMVSVLGFGCMRLPLIGSDPTNIDQEKAINMIRYAIDSGVNYVDTAYPYHGTGFTTGGASEPFVAKALKDGYRGKVKLATKLPSWLIKTRADMDKYLNEQLERLETDFIDFYLVHSLNADVWPVLKEAGISEFLDQAIKDGRIKYAGFSFHDQAGLFKEIVDYYDWSFCQIQYNYLDEEYQAGKKGLEYAAKKGLGIAIMEPLRGGNIVHLPKEAKEIIAQADIKRTPAEWGLRWVWNHPEVSVVLSGMSTMDQVVENIKVAEEAQANSLTAKEETIIDAVKKVFEQRIKVNCTACGYCMPCPAGINIPGCFSTYNDHSVFDGTPAAKQRYQIYSKLAAPASKCVECRKCESHCPQGIEIHKELKNVKQLFE